The sequence ggcatgagccactgcacccggcctattgaTTCTTTTAATCTAATCCATCACCATATCCCATTGACTCTATGTCAAAAACATGGACGAAATCTGTGTGTTTCTTTCCTGTCCAccaccacctgacttcaaaccatcaCCATTCGGACCACTACAATAGTCTCCTAATCTTTCTGAATTCACTCTTGCTCTATAGCAGTCAGTTATTCACCCAGCAGCCAAagttttttcttctaatataaaTATGAGCATGCCCATCTCTTGATTAACACCCTCCAACAGCTTCCCATCGTGCTAATAATAAAAACATCTGAATCTGCTATCTGACTCCCAAAGCCTCATATTATCTGGCTTTTGCCTGTCCTTCTGATGTTCTTCCTCAACAGTTTTTCTTTCATCGATTATGTTGTTAGTAATTACACTAGTaatatctttatttctcaaacataCCAAATTCATTCTTGTCTCAGAATCTTTGTACTAACTGCTCTCCTGCTTGGAATATTCTTCCTCTTGAACTTTCATGTGACCAGTTCATGTAATTCCAATCTCTGTTTAAACATAACCTcctcagaatatttttttttctgagtcccTAAGATAACGTAGCCTCTCAGACGCTCTCCAGTCtagttcagcaaatattttagtTCTTTTCATAGCACTCGTTGTAGCTTTCTGTCAATCACAAAATCACCTCCCTTCTCTCATTCTTCGCTGGTCTGAGAGCCTTCGAtgcctctctttttcttcatctattgcaACAGCCTCCACATTCATCTGTCATTTTTCAGTGAGAAAGAGAGTGGGTATCCAGAAAATGAGGTCTGAGCCATATACAGCAGAGTTTGTTAAGCCTGAGTTAGATGCCTCGTAGCCATTAAAAGATGCAGAGCAATGTGATGATCtgctctatttctttttaaatttttattgagtaTAAAGCTTAACCAtaactttccttttcatttttattttttatttttttgagacaaggtcttactctgtttcccaggctggagtgcagtggtgcaatctcagctcactgcagcctctgacccctccggctcaagtgatcctcctgcctcagcctcccaagtagctgggactggaggtgcaaaccaccatgcctgagtaATCAACCATAActttcaaagtaaaattttttcatttttatgaagtccaactTATTCCTTTTTCACAGATTGTGCTTTGGGTGTCATGTCAAAGAGTTCTTTGCTTAGCTcttggtcctggacattttttaatgttttctcctAAAAATGTAGTAGTTCTgcatttaacatttaaatctaTAATCCATCTTTATCTTTTGCAAACAATGTGAGGCTTAGgttgagtttcttttttgttaatatttgtttgtttgtttgtttgttttttcagcccagaggtctttttttttttttttaacacctattatgccatgaattcatagggaataggttccagcagctcaggctccttcccattggttctcacaaagtgtgcttctctgggtggagcaggctggcgcttcagttgaacccaggtacctttctctttggcttctttctttttctgatcattttccttcacgAGTTTCAGGAAGCTATCTCGGCTCTTAGAGTGCTTAATGTGCTCAATACGTacattaattctcttggcaagaatcttgccctTAACTTGTTTGTTTACAACAATGCCAACAGCATGCTGGGTAATGTTGTAGACTCTCCCAGTTTTGCCATGGTAACACTTGTGGGGCATTCCTTTTTGAACGGTACCCATTCCCTTGATGTCTACGATATCACCTTTCTTATAGATTCGCATATACGTGGCCAAAGGAACaactccatgttttctaaaaggcTTAGAGAACATATATTGggtgcctctcctctttccctttgtgttcGTCATTTTGGCAAATTACTGGAAGATGGCGGTTccctttgttaatattttttaatctccAATTACGCCAGTACCATTTGTTGGAAACaatattcttttttcattgaattttttacGTATGTCAAAAGTCAATATTgtgtgtggatctatttctggactctattgtGTTCCACTGGTCTATCTGTCTACCGTttagccaatatcacactgtcttgataaTTGTAGCTTAAGAGCAAGTCTTGACATTAAGTAGCATGAGTACTTCAATGTTGTTCCTTTTCAAAAGTAGTTTGgctattttagtttctttgcctttccatataaatttttagaATTTGGTTGTTAATGTTTTTTTAACTTGAATCACATTGAATCTATGGATTTGCTTGAGGAAGAATTGATGTCTTAATCATATTCTGTCTGCAATACTCTCTTATTTAGTACTAATCTTTGAAATCTATCTGTCTTGTTCTTCCCAACTCTCAACTTCATCTTCTTATTTCAAACTCATTTCAAAGGGTCTACTGGGCTCTACCTGTGTTTCCCCTCCTGCACTGCGGCCTGGAAACTCTCTTAAGTCAGTAAGCAGGGCAATCATGGGGATCATCTTATTTGTTTCCCCTTTTTTTGGAGATTACAATGCTACACTACTTGTTGTCCAGTGTCAGAAAACCACTCTTTCGCATTTTCCCTAGATTTTTAGTTGTTTAAGGTAGGAGCATAAATCTGGTCTCTCTTACATGTCATCACTGCTGGAAGTAGTTATGTTGATTGTGTTTTAAAGAGTCATTTTTTGCTTCTGTTCATGGAGAGAGAGATCTGTTCGCAAAAGCCAGTTCAGGCATCCAGACAAGagatggcatgagcctgtaggTGATTCTTGGGGTGCATAAAATCAGCAGCACTTGGATTTTGCTTaccaaatgagagaaaaatcaataataaattttAGACTTGGCACTTAATCTATTGAGAGGACAATGCCTCTGAttcctaaaagaaagaaaactgaggaagGGGCAGGTCAGGGAATAGGAGAATTGGGGATACTGTTTTCAGAATGTTTAGTTTGTCATGCCTACTGCTTGTGTCCACAGAAATTCCAAGAAGTTGACTGATTTTATGAGGCTGAAATTTTGGGAAGTGGTCAGGTCTGATGGCTTAGACTAAGAGTTGGGGTAcgatatacttttttcttttagttttagttcacatcataattgtacatatttaagggatacagagtgatatgctgatacatgtatacaatgtgtataATAGTCATAGGGTAATTAGTATATCCATCACCTAAAACATTTATCATTCCTTTGGGTGTGAAGATTCAAAATCCTCTCCTCCAGCTTTTTGAAAACacacaataaatttttttttctagtcactTATGTAGCTAGCAAAAATAGTACTGGGGTAgggtcagggtcttgctctgtcacccaggctggagtgcagtggcacgatcacagctcactgcagccttaaaatctcgggctcaagtgatcctccacctcagtctctggagtagctgaggcATGTGCAGCCAcactccttttatttatttattttttcgtagagacaaggttgctaggcaaactcctggcctcaagataGAGAGATTTAAACATCACAATCAAGTaacctaactgacatttataaaCTATTTCTTACACCTAAGAGTAGGATATTTCACATAATATCCAATCTAATTCTTTTCAAGTGCTGGGTTATAAAATAAGTTTCAATAAAAATCTAAGGCTTTAAATTATACTAAGTATATTCCATGACCataatttatcaaattaaaaaccAGTAATAATAACATAACTAGCAAATGCCCAAATCTTTAGAAACTAAACAACATATAATAAATAACCCATGGGCCAAATAAATCTTAACgaagattagaaaatattttaaactgaatgaTAAGAAGAGTTGATTTCAAATTTTGTGATTTAAAGCTAAAGGTAGTGtgcataggattttttttttacacagggtTTTGCTCTATCATTCAAGCCGCACTGAAGTGgcagaatcacagctcactgcagcctcaaccttttgggctcaagcaatcctcctgcctcagcctcctgaatggctgagattataggcactcaccaccacatctggctaatttttaaattttttgtagcggtggggtcttgctatgttgtccaggctgctcttgaactcctggcctcaatcaatcaTCCAACCTCAACCTCCCTTATGGGGAAATTTTTACCTtaagtgtttttattagagaataAATGTGTGAACTCAATGATCTAAATTTACACctcaagaagctagaaaaagatcAAATTAAATCTAAagagaatataagaaaataatctttaaaagtggaaataaatgaaatagaggtcaacagatgaggaaatattaaaattatgttaagaGATCAATAAAATGGATAAGTTTCTAGCAAtactaatcaagaaaaaagagaaaatgcaaatgactAATTTTAGGAATGAAAAAAGGAACATTATTACAAAGACtaaacacattaaaatgataTTACAAATCACTTTATACCATTATATTtgacaatttagatgaaatggacaaactcCTTGAAAAGCACACATATGAAACTGCcataaaaagaattagaaaatctaaatagTCCAATACCTAGTAAAGAAGTTGAATTTCTAATCAATacccattaaaaaaacaaaaaaacaaacaacaaaaaaaaacttcaggcctGCATTGTCTCACCTGtgaattctactaaatatttaagaaagaagtaACATCAGTCTTACAAGAAATACTTGCAAAAGACAggggaaaaaggaacacttactaGTTTACTTTTAAATACATCTGTTCAATACAAAAATTGTGCTtgaaaaataaagtgatttttatgaactgaagttaaaatattaattcattttttaattttaaccaatATTTCAGAAAAGCTGTGTTTTCATTGACA comes from Macaca fascicularis isolate 582-1 chromosome 19, T2T-MFA8v1.1 and encodes:
- the LOC107128236 gene encoding large ribosomal subunit protein eL21-like, encoding MTNTKGKRRGTQYMFSKPFRKHGVVPLATYMRIYKKGDIVDIKGMGTVQKGMPHKCYHGKTGRVYNITQHAVGIVVNKQVKGKILAKRINVRIEHIKHSKSRDSFLKLVKENDQKKKEAKEKGTWVQLKRQPAPPREAHFVRTNGKEPELLEPIPYEFMA